Within Trichoderma atroviride chromosome 2, complete sequence, the genomic segment CAGTGCACACGATCGGCATCGCGAGGTAGCACGGAAGACGGATATTTTCCCTCCGCATGAGACTCGTAAGTGCAGGTGCTTCAGCGGCAGAGGCGCCGAAGCAGGGAGGCTACAGGGCGCTACGGTGCCCGTTAAGCTGCCTCCTGTCGCCAAAACGCGCCATGATTGGACTGCTGCCTTAGTCTCGCCTTCATGTTCCAGTCTTTAGCAACACACCACGAACTTCGAGCAAGATATGAAGATACCTACATGTGTCGTATATGCAGGTGTTGCTATTGATCACAATCATCACAACTTCCGGAACACATGCATCCAGAAAATGAAAACAGAATTACAACGGCACTTTCAACAAGGGTGGGAGAAACTACCTACATGTGGCCAAAATCCACTTCCTGGTTTTCTCTCGGAGACTCCTTGGACGCTTCCATAAAGCTCCACCCGGAACCAAGCTTCCATGTCCCATTCTCAGGGGGGGCACTTCCGGGCATCATTTTTGCAGCCGTTCATGTACCGAGTAATTATCAAATCGCTTCCGCGCGAGCTGAAGAATCCTCAGGTCTCTCTGCAAGCCCCATTTCGCGTATACTCTTCCCTGTTGGACCATGCATGCATGGGCTTCTAGACATTCGAGATCTATATTGATCATTGTATCCTTCATCTCATTAACTCTTGCAAAGTTTTCTGGGGCATATCAAATTTGGAATACGAGCAGTATCACCCAAGTACTTCTCCTGAGCGGTCCCTTGCTGGCTGTGGCGAAATAACTGCTCGTGATGCCTGCCGGGGCGGTAAGAGTCTGGAGTTTCATGTTTGCGAGGCCTGCCAGCTTTCAGTTTTCCGATACGGCTTACCATGTCGGGAATTTCTAGAGCACTATAGTCTAAAAAGGAGTATGCTGTGGTAGGTGTTCTAAAGATGATTGTACGTGGCTTGGCTCGGACATCTTGTCATATAGGTACTCCATGTCTGGCCTATAACGTACAAGTATCTCAGGTAGGCATTATAGATGACATTATTTTTTTCGTGGACTTCTGATAtcatttcatcttcttcataaACTCTCTCATCCCAATTCTCGCCCCCTGTGTCGTCTTCCCATCAACCTTCACATTCCTCACACGCACCCAGCTCTCGTCCGCCATCTGTATATAAAACGCATCATGCTCATCATCCACTCTAACATTCCTCTGAACGTCATGTCCTTCATTCCCTCTTTCGAACCGAAATAAGATTTCTTCACTCCTTCCCGTCACGCCATGCTCAGACACGCTCTCTGCGTCCAAGAACAGCACCCGCTTAAACTTTCCCTTGTCGTTTCTCGCGTGCGTCCATACCGtgttgaagatgttgaggaAGCGGGCAACATCTGTAGAGTTCCACTCGGGCCAGTTGATTTGAGATTCCCCTTTGCTCACCTTCGGCGCGTGAACAAGCTTCTCTCCTTTCAACTGGTTGGCCATCCACTCGACACTCGTATACGGCGGCACATGTACCCCGTCCCGTAGTCCCTGAACAAGCATCTCCGCGCCTACTTTAGCAAGAGATTCTGTAAGTTGTTGCAGCGTAGTACCAGCTGGGATGGGTATGCCTGGAGACGGCGTCTGAGCGAGAACGACCCCGTGGTCAAAAGCTTTGGGATCCAAAGTTTGTAGAGACACGCCGGTGTATTTTTCGTTGCGCATCATGGCGTGGTGAATCGGAGCTGGTCCGCGCAGACTATAAGTTTTGATAAGCGCAGGTCAGATACTAGAGTGAGATTGACAAATGGGAAAACTCACTGTGGTAAGAGAGATGGGTGAACATTTAAACCACCATATTTTGCTGAATTCAATATCCGTGGCGGGACAAATAATCCAAAAGAGACAACTACGATTAAATTGGTCCCTTCTGGTATCTATCGTCAATCGATCAGCCTTTTTGATCTTCCAAGTACGGCATAGAAAAAGAACCTTACACTCCACCCTCTAAATGTCTCTCGCTGATGTATTCTCAGTCCTAAATGCTCCGCAACAGACTTACACGGTACTGTCTGAGCGTCAGCATCATTTCATAAGCCGTGAAGAGTCACGATGCCAACCCTCTGTAATCTCTTTGAAACCCCTTCCCGTTCGTCTGGGCGGCAGAACCATCACATCCAAAGATTCAATCAGCCGTCTGTTACTCTCATGTTCTCGATGTAACGTGCGCAAAGACTCGCAGCTAAATGCATCTGAGCCGCAAAAGAGAACTCGGAGCGGATCAGACGCTTTTCTCCCCACATGAGATGAGAAGCATCGCCGCGGGAAAACGGCCAATCTCTGCCGCAGAGGAAAGGCTGAGCTGAGAAAGAGGCGAATCATTGTGAAATCGACATTTACTGTATCAGAATTGAGCAGGATTGGAGGCAGCTGCTTGGTACAGATGTTGGTCTTTCAATCGCTAGCTGCAGGGTACATCCATCGATGATGATTTTCGCTAGGCTGGCTAGAAACTCGCGTTTGGTGCCAATACGGGTTACATGCATCACCAACCGCACGACCGACATCAACACCAGCAAATTACACATTGTGGCTTTCCAATTGTTCCAACAAACTACTTGATATGTCTCTGTCTTCTGCCATTTCCAATCAATTCAAAACTATACTCCACTCACACGCCACATTCCAAACACTTGCCTCCAGCTCAACCTCCCACGTAGGCTGTTCAATCAACACCACGCTTCCCATCTCCACTTCTGCCCTCTTGCCCAAGCCAGTCAACTTTCCCTCTCCAGCCAATATCCATTTCTGCGGCACATCCCCTGAAGATGCGCGGCCTTCTATAAGATACATCCGCCTCCCTGGCCTGATCTGCTCCACGTGAATCTTCAAACCCGACGTGGTCTTCTCGCCGTTCTCTTCCCAGCTCTTGACTTCCGAGAGCCACCCCTGAAGCTGGGCTGCCATTCCCCCAGCGATGTATTTCGCCCCTCTCCGCTGCGGCGAGAAAGCTGCTGGAAGGCCACCGTGATGATCATCTGCGATTAAGGGTTTGAACCGTGGTGCCTGCTGAAATacaggctgctgcagagccttgGTATCCGACGCGATGATAGGCGACTCCTCACTATTGTCCGTGCTCATTACCGAACCCTCATCTTCGGAATCGGCAATAGCCATATCGTAGGCCCCATAGTCAATATCCCCCCCCATGTGCCGGCCCATCTGTCTCTTGGGTATTCGGCAACCCAAGCACAGGCGTGGGTGAAATCGACATCTTtcgtctttttgcttctctccccTCCTCAAACCCCTGCGATGCTTCACTTGGGCTTTGTGACTGGATATCAAGCCAGGAATGAGCCTTTGGTTTCTCGCCAACGTCTGACAACGGTCTTTCCCGAGACGGTGAGCCAGCCTCCGACTCAATATCGAGCccatggcggcgagagcCGCGTTGCGTGGTCCCTACGGCAGGTTCTCCGTCATCGCCAGAGAGACTGGACTCGGATATcacatcctcatcctcttcgaTTTCGAGCTCCCTACCCTGTGTAGGCCTGGGggctgaagaggagccaAACCGAGGCGTAGACTGAAATTGAGCGGGGGCACCCGGTGTCTGTGACGACGACTGAGTTGACCGCTTCGGCAGTAAAAATCGCCGTGGCGTTGGCGTCTACCATGCATCTCAAATCTTCAGTATACTTCTCACATCCGATGCGCAAATTAGGGGTGGGTGAAACTCACGCTGGGAAATGGATTCATTATTCGATCAACGCATTGCTGTCGCTACCCCTCGCTTCATCTTGATGACGCAACGAGAACTCgacaggaaaagaaatgCCTGATCATCACTAAACACGCGGCTTAACTCATGCGCTGAGCATCTCGCTCAAATTGAAGAATTGCCCATGTCACGAGAGCgtttgagagagagagaaagccaGATGCCGTGCATGCACTTAAGCGGTACCTACCGCGGGGCAGCCAAGAATAATCCGACCGACGCTGTCGGAACAAGAGGCTCCGAATCGAGGCCAATTGAGGCACCCTTCATTCGCTCAATTATATGTAGGAAACAACCTACAATTTGGAGCATTACTTTCAATCTCAACTCTTACTTCACACAGGGTAGATATGGAAAACATTTCTGAGCATTTGAAATTTCATTTTGAATTGCTTGTAAAAACATTATGCACAAAAGTAGAGACAGTTAAAACATTACTACTCTTCCTCCACGCCCATGCTATTTGTACAGCCTCAACGTCATTAAAGACAATGCATTCTTCCAAGACTTGACCGCTGTTTGTGGTTTTTGATAAATGAATTGataagagaaaaggaa encodes:
- a CDS encoding uncharacterized protein (BUSCO:EOG092D2MZ4), producing the protein MIRLFLSSAFPLRQRLAVFPRRCFSSHVGRKASDPLRVLFCGSDAFSCESLRTLHREHESNRRLIESLDVMVLPPRRTGRGFKEITEVPCKSVAEHLGLRIHQRETFRGWSIPEGTNLIVVVSFGLFVPPRILNSAKYGGLNVHPSLLPHLRGPAPIHHAMMRNEKYTGVSLQTLDPKAFDHGVVLAQTPSPGIPIPAGTTLQQLTESLAKVGAEMLVQGLRDGVHVPPYTSVEWMANQLKGEKLVHAPKVSKGESQINWPEWNSTDVARFLNIFNTVWTHARNDKGKFKRVLFLDAESVSEHGVTGRSEEILFRFERGNEGHDVQRNVRVDDEHDAFYIQMADESWVRVRNVKVDGKTTQGARIGMREFMKKMK
- a CDS encoding uncharacterized protein (EggNog:ENOG41), giving the protein MGSILSRRLAHRLGKDRCQTLARNQRLIPGLISSHKAQVKHRRGLRRGEKQKDERCRFHPRLCLGCRIPKRQMGRHMGGDIDYGAYDMAIADSEDEGSVMSTDNSEESPIIASDTKALQQPVFQQAPRFKPLIADDHHGGLPAAFSPQRRGAKYIAGGMAAQLQGWLSEVKSWEENGEKTTSGLKIHVEQIRPGRRMYLIEGRASSGDVPQKWILAGEGKLTGLGKRAEVEMGSVVLIEQPTWEVELEASVWNVACEWSIVLN